The DNA window GCCGCCACCAGCTCTTCCGAGCGGCCGTTATATTCGCCCCCGAAGAACCACCCGATGTCCGATGATCCGGCAAAGCTGACGGGATCCAGGAAGCCGCGTTCCACGATGGCCGCTTTGAAACGGTGGTCCTGGCTGATGGTCCAGGCGGTGAGGTAGCCGCCGTAGGAGCCGCCCATGATTCCCACGGCATCCTGATCCAGCGAGGAGAATTTCTCCACGGCACCGTCGAGGAAGGCGAGCACGTCCTGCATGTCCACAGTTCCCATCCGCTCCTTGATGGACCTGCCGTGAGCCTGGCCGTAGCCCGCCGAGCCGCGCGGGTTGCACATCACCACCGCGTAGCCTGCCTCGGCATACACCTGCGCTTCGTCAAACAGGGCGACTGTGTACTGTGCGAACGGACCGCCGTGGATGTTCAGGAGCACCGGATGCGGGCCTTTGCCCGGGGGCATCAGCACCCACCCGTGCACGGGGTAGCCGTCGGCCGAGGGGAACGTCAGCTCCTGCGGCTCAATGATTCCGGCCTCCGTGCGGAGCGCCGACGAAAAGTCCGTCAGGAGCCGGAGCTGGCCGCCTTCGAGAACACAGACGTCACCGGTCGTGGCGGAATCAGCGACGCTGACGTACACCGAGCCTCCTGCCGCAGCGGCTCCCGTAACAACCCTGTCGCCGTGGACCAGGAGCGCGTGGCTGCCGGTGGCGCTGAACTCCAGCAGCTCAACGGTGCCCTGCGCGTTGTTGACCACCAGGACGCCATCGTTTCCCCGGAGTTCAAGGCGGGCGCCCGGCGCAGCGACGTCCATGTGTTCTGCGCCGCTTAGCGCCCGCGCCCCGCCGCCTGCTGCGGGCATGACGTGCAGGACGGTGTTCTTGGCCACAAAGTCCTGGCCCGTGGTGCCGAGGTCCTGCGCCGTGAAGAACAGCCATTTTCCGTCCGACGATTCGCGGACGTCCTGGACTGTCTGCGGCCCGGCGTTGGCCTCGACGCGAGCCGTCTCGCCGCCGTCGGCCGGAACGCGGTAGATGCCGCTGACCAGGTCCTGGTCGCTGGCTTCGTGCAGGGCTGCGACGAAGTACACGGACGTCCCGTCGCTGCTGAAGGACTCGCCGGTGTGGTCTGTCGCCGCCGTGGTGAGCTGCCGGGCGTCGGGAAGGCCTGCCACTTTCGCCCCGCCGCCGGCCGCCGGGGGCTGGTTCCTGTCCTTGAGGGCGCGCCCCGCGGGCTGGACTGCCGGCTCCGTCCCCAGGTCCGGCACTTCCAGCGTGAAAAGCTGAAGCGGCTTGTCCCGGGTATACCCCACGCCATTCATCCTGTACTTGAAATCCGTGATGAGGCGGGCATCTTCACCGCCGGAACTGACGCCGTCCAGCGTGCCGTAACGCCCGGCTTCCGGCTCCCGGGAACCAAAAACAATCCGTTGGGAATCAGGCGCCCACGCGAACGATGAGACACCCAGGGCGCGGTCAGTCAGTGCCTGGGGCTCGCCGCCGGCGGCTTCCACCACGTGGAGCTGGGGCTTGCCGCCCGGTGCGGCGCGGAGAAACGCCAGCACCCGTCCGTCCGGCGAAAACACCGGGGCCGTGTCACGGAAGCCACGGGTTATCAGCCTCGGCCGTTTTTCGGGGTCCTGCGGTACGCTCCACAGCTGACCGACGTCGGCGTCGGCCTCGAAGTCGGGACGCGTCACCGAAACGACGGCACGCGTGCCGTCGGGATGGACGGCAGGCGCGGAGACGGACTTGAGCAGCGGCAGATGTTCAGGCTTCACCCACGTGAGCCTAGCGTTTCCCGCGCGGCGTGTGAAACACCTCACGTCCCCCTTCACCGGCGCCGCAGCATCAGCCCTAGGATTGTCCGTATGCCTCCCCGCCTGCCGTCCCTGCTGTGCCCTGTCTGCCGGAAGACGCTCTCCCCCGCCTTTGGTGACGGTGACGGCGCCGCCCGGCCCCGTGCCCTGGCCTGCGCGGAGGGCCACAGCTTCGACGCCGCCCGGCAGGGCTATTTCAACCTGCTGGTGGGTAAGGGAACCGCCTTCCAGCCGGATTCCGCCGACATGGTGGCCGCCCGGGCCGCCTTCCTCGACGCCGGGCATTACCGGCCGCTTGCCGCCGCGGTCGAGATGTGTATAAGAGACAGGCGCGGCGGCCCCCCGCGCTGCAAGGCCCCGAACCGGCCGTGCTTGACTCCGGAACGGGCACGGGCCACTACCTCCGGGCCGTCCTGGACGGCGCCGGCAGCGCCGGCCGCATCGCCGCCGTAGGCCTGGACATTTCGAAGTTCGCGCTCCGGCGGGCGGCGAAACTGTCTCTTATACACATCTAGATGTGTATAAGAGACAGAACCTGGTCAGCGACGTCTGGCAGCAGTTCCCGGTGGCGGACACCGCCGTCGATGTCGTTACCGTGGTCTTCGCGCCCCGGAACCCAGCCGAATTCGCCCGTGTCCTCAAGCCGTCGGGGCGGCTCATCGTGGTGACCCCGAGGCCAGGCCACCTCGCCGAAATTGCTAGCCAGGCCGGCATGCTCGGAATCGAACCGGCGAAGGACGAACGGCTGGCCGACGCGCTCACGGGCCACTTCGAGCTGCTGTCAGCGCAGGACGTTGATCTGGCCCTCGCGTTGTCCCCGCAGGACGTGGCCAACTTGGCGCTGATGGGCCCCGCCGGCCACCACACAGACCGGCCGGAGCTCACGGCCAGGCTCGCTGGCTTTCCCGCAGTCACCGCTGTCTCCGGGAAGTTCCGCATCAGCGTATTTGTGCCCCGAAAAACCGCAGCCGCATAACGGCTTGGCCACGTTCCGGCGCCTGCCGAAACTCCACCCCCAGCTCCCCGCCGCTTCGGTCTAGGATGGAAGAAAGTTACGGAGGGTCTGCCCCGCAGCCCCCGGAATCAAGGGGGATACGGATGTTTGAATGGCTCGGCCAAAACTGGTGGGCACTCTGGCTCACTGTCTTCCTGGTCTTCGCGGCCGTGGAAATGCTGACCCTTGATCTCTTCTTCATCATGCTTGGCGGCGGCGCCCTGGCCGGACTCGTGGCCGACTTCGCCGGCGCCGATTTCTGGCTTCAGATCGTCGTGTTCTGCGTCGTATCGCTGCTCATGATCGCGTTCGTCCGCCCGGTCACCCTCAAGCACCTGCACAAGGGTCCGGCCGACCAGCGCACCAACGTTGACCGCCTAATCGGCGAATCCGCACTCGTCATGGAGGCGGTGTCCGCCACCGGAGGCCGGGTCAAGATCGGCGGCGACGTCTGGAGCGCGCGTTCCGAATCCGGCGTCCTGACTGAGGGCCAGCGGGTCATCGTAGCCGCCATTGACGGCGCAACGGCGGTAGTGGCACCGCAGGCCGAAACGTCCATCCAGTAACGCGGACACAAAGATTTCTGCTGCCGCTGTTCCGGTGTCAGGAGATGTGGCGGGCGATCCGCCAAGGTAGAGCTTCACTGAATTTGGGGAGAAGGAGAAGTATGGATAGCCCAGGAGGAGTCGCCGTCACTTTCGTGATGCTGGTCCTGATCGTTTTTGTCGTCATTGTGCTGGTCCGCTCGGTGCGGATCGTGCCGCAGGCCCGGGCCGGAGTGGTTGAGCGCCTCGGAAAGTACCAGCGGACCCTCAACCCCGGCCTGACCATCCTCATCCCGTTTGTTGACCGGCTGCTGCCGCTCCTGGATCTCCGCGAGCAGGTTGTTTCGTTTCCGCCGCAACCTGTCATCACAGAGGACAACCTCGTGGTGTCCATCGACACCGTGGTCTATTTCCAGGTGACTGATCCGCGGGCCGCCACGTACGAAATCGCCAACTACATCCAGGCCGTGGAGCAGTTGACCACCACCACGCTCCGCAACGTCGTCGGCGGATTGAACCTGGAAGAGGCGCTGACGTCGCGGGACCAGATAAACGGGCAGCTCCGCGGCGTCCTGGACGAGGCCACTGGCCGTTGGGGCATCCGGGTGTCCCGCGTGGAGCTGAAGGCGATTGATCCGCCCCACTCCATCCAGGATTCGATGGAAAAGCAGATGAGGGCCGAACGCGACCGCCGGGCCGCGATCCTGACAGCCGAAGGCACCAAGCAGTCGGCCATCCTGACGGCCGAAGGCCAGCGGCAGGCCGCCATCCTCAAAGCCGAGGGTGATGCCAAGGCGGCCATTCTTCGCGCCGACGGCGAGGCCCAGGCTATCCAGAAGGTCTTCGACGCCATCCACAAGGGCAATCCGGACCAGAAGCTCCTCGCCTACCAGTACCTCCAGACGCTGCCCAAGCTCGCCGAAGGCACGTCCAACAAGCTGTGGATCATTCCGAGCGAAGTGGGCGAAGCGTTGAAAGGCATTGGCAACGCGCTGGGCGGAACCAACCCGGATCCGCGCTCGGGCGATCTGTTCGGGCCCGGCCCTGATGCGGGCAAACAGCCCGAATCTTAGGCCCGCACCGAAGCAGGCTGTCCTGAAGTAGGCCGCAGAGGAAAGGGAGGCACGCCGCCAGCGTGTCTCCCTTTTTCCTCCCCGGGGCCCTCGACCCCGGCCCGGGACCTGCGCGAGCGGACAGTCCGGCGGCGGACCACGCATTGCCGTCAGTGCGGGGAAACCGTATAATAGTATATTTGTCCGGCCGGATCAGTCCGGGCGGAACAACAATGCTTGGCAAAGCGTTTCATTTAGTGATGCTACGTAGAGCAACACCGTAGTCCGGAGGCCGTGTTTTAGCCTTCGGCTAGCGCGGAGCCCGACTCCGCGAACCGACCAGAGGGAGAAATCATGAGCGATCGCAGCCTGCGGGGTATGCGGCTTGGCGCACAAAGCATGGAGACCGAATCCGGCGTGGAGCCGGCTCCGCGTCAGCGGGTTGAGTACCGGTGCGAGGACGGCGAACAGGTGTTTGTCACCTTCTCCTCAGAAGCCGAAATCCCCCCTGTATGGGTCTCCAAGACCGGCAAGGAAGCGCTGCTCGTCGATGGCGAACGCCCCGATACCAGCAACGAAAAAGCCGTCCGCACGCACTGGGACATGCTGCTGGAACGCCGGTCCCTTCCCGAGCTTGAGCAGATCCTCGAAGACCGCCTCACCATTCTGCGCGAACGCCGCGGCGAGCGGCGCACTGCCTAGCCGGCACTAACACACAGGGCCAATACGCGGGAAGGCCGGATCCGCTGCGTTTCTTGAACGCAGCGGATCCGGCCTTTTTCGTGTTCGGTTCGGGCTGTTAGGCCCGGCTATCCGTCCGGTCTTTTCCGGTCAACTTGTTCCAGCGTGCCGTCAGGCCCCACTTCGTCACGTTGAGCATGGCCTCGACGACAATGTTGCCGCTCATCTTCGAGGCGCCCAGCTCGCGTTCAACGAACGTAATGGGCCGTTCCACGATGGTGAGTCCCATTTTGGCGACGCGCCAGGCCAGGTCCACTTGGAAGCCGTAGCCCACGGACTCGATCTGGTCGAGGTTCAGCTTCTCGAGGGTGGTGCGCCGGAAGGCGCGGTAGCCGCCGGTGACGTCCTTGATTTTGACGCCAAGCATGATGCGTGAATACGTGCTCCCGATGCGGGAAATCGCCTGCCGGTAGAGCGGCCAGTTGACCACCTTTCCTCCGCGTACCCACCGGGAGCCCATGGCAAGGTCAGCGCCCTGCTCCACGGCTTCCAGGAGCTGCGGCAGCTGCTCAGGCTGGTGCGATCCGTCGGCGTCCATTTCGACGAGGACGTCATACCCGGCGTTCAGGCCCCACTTGAAGCCCGCGATATAGGCCGCCCCCAGGCCTTCCTTGCCCTTGCGGTGCAGGACGTGAACCTGGCTGTCTTCGGCAGCGACGCTGTCCGCCAGCTGTCCGGTGCCGTCCGGGCTGTTGTCGTCCACGACCAGGACGTCGGAGGCCGGCACAGCGGCACGCAGACGGCCGAGCGTTATGGGGAGCGACTCCAGCTCGTTGTAGGTGGGAATGATGGTGAGGACACGCACAGGGAGGCCTTTCCTGGATGGGAGCGGTCAGCGCGCGTGGAGCACGGCGGGACAGCCGGCTCGCAAAGCGCAACTCCCCATTATACGGGCCCGTTGCGGCCCGGCTTCCCGCAGTCACCGGGTCCCGCCGCATATGACGAAAGCCCCGATGAGCACGCCCAGGGATGCCACGGGCAGGTCCACGCTGCTGCGGGCCAGTTCCCGATGACGCGATGTACGCTAAGGGAACTGTTTTCTGCTGCGTTGTGGACCTGCCCCGGAATGCCGCCGCCACGAGTCACCAAGCGCTTTTCGCGTTCCAAAAGGTGAAGCGGCGGCCAGACAGATACTGCTCCAGAAGCACCCGTCCGTTGACCCTCAATGCTACGGACTGCCGTTTGCCTGTCAACCGGCCCCTGACCTGCTCTTACGTGCATCGCCGCAGGTCAGGGCAGGATTCGGCGCCTGCAAACATGCGCCGAATCCTGCTTGGATGGCGGTTTATTGCGGCGGCCGCGCCAGCCCGGGTCAGGCGCGAAGAATGTGGGCGGAAAACAGTTCCTGCCCGTTCCGCACGGTCTGGAGGCAGCGCGGGTCACTGCCGGTGTCCAGTGCAGGAAGGAGCGGCGTCCGGGCGCGCGGATCGGTGCTCCAGGACTGGACCCTGCCGTCGGCCACCTGGACCATGAGTTCCTCGACGTCCCAGACCGCAAACGTTGCCGGAGCACCCGGCACCAGTTGGCCGGCCAACGGGTTGGCGTGCCTGGCGGCCCGCCAGCCCGCCCGGGTGTGGCCAAGGAACGCCGCCCGGGCGGAGATCCGTTGCGCAGGGTTGTTGTGCTCAAGGCAGGCCCTCACGCTGGACCACGGGCGCAGCGGGGTCACCGGGCTGTCGCTTCCGAAGCAGATGGGCACGCCGGCCGAATAGAAGGACGCAAACGGGTTCATGTTCTCGCGCCGGGAGCCCAGGCGCTGCTCGTAGAGCCGGCCGGAGCCGCCCCAAGCCGCGTCAAACCCCGGCTGGACGCTCACCGTCACTGAGTACTTAGCCAGGCGCGCTATGGCCTCGGCGTCTGCCATTTCCACGTGTTCGAAGCGGTGGCCGGCCGCGCGGATCCGCTGCTCCCCCACTTCCGCGGCAGCCAGGTCCAGCGCTTCCAGGGCGGCGTCGAGGCCGGCGTCGCCGATGATGTGGAACCCGCCCTGGATGCCCAGCAGGGAGCAGGCGGCCAGGTGTGCGGCCGCCTCCTCCGCGGAAAGATAGGTTGTTCCCTTCTCCCCCGGGGCATCCGTGTACGGCGACCGGAGGGAAGCCGTCCGGGATCCGATGGAACCGTCGATGTTCAGGTCGCCGGCAAGCCCTCGGACCGGAACCCCGAGCTCGGCGAGCAGGGCCTCGGCGTCCGTCGCCGACGTCGTCAGTTGACCCCAGTAAGGCAGAACTTCGGGCAGGGGCACGGAATCTGCTCCGGCATTCCAGCCGGCGGCCAGCTGCAGATCGAGCGGGCTCCCGATGTGGGGTGCGCCCATTTCGGCCAGCGCCACGTACCCGTTGGCCGCGGCTTCGTCCAGTGCCCGCCTCTGGTGGTCTTTCAATTCGGCCGCGGAGAGCTGCCTGGTGGCCAGCCGTGCCGCGGCATGTGCCTCCCGTTTGATGTGGCCGCCGGGCGCGAACCCGTCACGGTCCTGCAGGCCGGCCGCCGCAGCCAACGCGGAAGACACGAGCGCCGAGTGGGCATCCACCCGGGACAGGTAGACGGGCCGGCCGCCGGCAGCGCGCTCCAGCTCGCCGGGCTCCGGGAGCGCGGGATCATCCCACAGTGACTCGTCCCAGCCGTGTCCCAGGATGGTGCCTGCGCCGCCGGCTGCGGCCACGGCATCCAGCAGCTCCCGGGCCGAGCGGACGTCGCCCAGCTGGAGCCCGCCCAGGGCAATGCCCGTCTCCGTCAGGTGTGCGTGGGAATCCACGAATCCGGGGGCCAGCAGCGCGCCGCGGAGATCGATGACTTCCATGGAACTGTCCGCGATCGACGTCGCCGCCTGTTCCGAGCCCACCCAGGCAATGGTGTCACCGTCCACGAGCATGGCGGTGGCGAAAGGGTCAGCCGCCGTGTAGACGGAGCCGTTCCGGTATAGCGTCACCTTCGACGGTCCGGAAGCGGCCTGGGCGCGCGCGTGTGCGTCGGTCATGGGGGTGGAACTCCTTGGGGTATCTGATGCGGACGTGGCCGGAACAGCAGGATTCAGACCACGGTGGAGTAGGCCACGACTCCCCGCCTGACAAGTTTGATGGCTTCGGCGCACAGCCGGGCAAGCCGTGGGTCCAGGCCCGGGATCTTGGCCAGCTGGTCCAGCAGGTCAATCACCTGCTTGACCCACCGGACAAAGTCGCCGGCCGCGAGGTCCGTGCCGTTGAGCACCTCCTGGAGGTGGCGCCCGCGCGCCCACTTGTACATGGGCCAGATCAGGCCGAGCTCCGGTTCCCCTGTGAGGGGGAGCTTGTTCTGTTCCTCCACGTCTTCCAACGCCGACCATTCCCGCACCACGATGTCCACAGCAGTTTCGAGCGAGATGCTGGGCATGCGGGGGCGTAGGCCGCGGTCCTCCCGCTTGGCCTGGTACACGAGGACGCTGGCGAAGGCCGCGACTTCCACTGCGTCGAGGTCGTCGAACGCACCCTGGCGCAGTGCCTGGGAGATCAGGAGGTCCTTCTCGCCGTAGATCCGCCGCAGGCGCTGCCCGTCGGAGCTGATGCTGTGCTTGCCCGGCTCCGGAGTTTCAAGGTACCCGTAGGCGGACAGGACATCGCACACGCGGTCGAAGGTCTTGGCGATGGTGTTGGTGCGGCCCTGGATCTGGCGGACCAGGCCGTCCGTTTCCTTCCGCAGCTTCCACCAGCGTTCCGACCACCGGGCGTGGTCCTCACGCTCACTGCAGCCGTGGCAGGGGTGGGCGCGCAGGGCCCGACGCAGGTCGGCGATCTTCTTTTCCTGGTTCGGAAGGGCTGTGCCCAGGCCGAAGTCGTTATTGCGGCTGCTGCCCCTGGCCGGCGGCCGGTTCTCCCGCAGCGCGTTGCGAACGGAGGAGGCAAGGTCCCGCCGGGATTTGGGGACTTTCGCGTTGAAGGACTTGGGGATCCGGATCCTTGTCAGCGGCGAGATGGGCCCCTCGAGGTCGTCGATGCCGATTCTGCGCAGCTGGCTTTCCAGCGTGAGCACGGCAGGCCGAGGCTCGCGGGAGGAGTGGTCCGAACTTAGTACCACCGCAACGCCGGGTGCCCTGCCTGCCGGGACGTCCACAACGTCGCCCGGCAGCAGGCGGCTCAGGGAATCCTCGTTGAGCGACTTCCGCGCCCGCGACTTGCTGCGTGACGTGAAGTTTTCGGCGTCGGAGAGCTCCCGCCGCAGCCGGGCGTATTCAGTAAAGTCGCCCAGGTGGCAGGTCATGGATTTGGCATAGCCGGCCAGGGACTCTTCGCGGCTGCGCACCTGCTTGGCCAGTCCCACCACCGACCGGTCCGCTTGGAACTGGGCGAAGGAGGATTCAAGGATCTCCCGTGCCCGCGGGCGGCCGAACTGGGCGAGCAGGTTGATGCTCATGTTGTAGGTGGGCCTGAAGCTGGAGTTCAGCGGATAGGTCCGCCGCGATGCCAGGCCGGCCACCGCCGCGGGATCCGTGCCGGGCTGCCAGAGGACCACGGCGTGGCCTTCGACGTCGATGCCGCGGCGTCCGGCCCTGCCGGTCAGCTGGGTGTACTCCCCCGCGGTGATGTCCACGTGGGCCTCACCGTTGAATTTGTCGAGCTTCTCCAGGACCACCGAGCGGGCCGGCATGTTGACCCCGAGGGCCAGGGTCTCCGTGGCGAACACCGCCTTGACCAGGCCCTCGGCGAAGAGCTTTTCGACGACCTCCTTGAAGGTGGGCAGCATTCCCGCGTGGTGCGCCGCGATGCCCCTCAGAAGCCCCTCACGCCAGCTCCAGAATCCCAGCACCTCAAGGTCGTCCGAGGGAATGTCCTGGCCCGCCTCGTCGACACGCTGGGCGATGATCCGCTGTTCCTTCTCGGTGGTCAGCCAAAGCCCAGCGGCCACGCACTGCGAAACCGCGGCGTCGCAGCCTGCCCGGGAAAAGATGAACGTGATGGCGGGCAGGAGATCCTGCCGGTCCAGGCTGGCGATAACCTGCGGCCGGCTGGCTTTCCGGACGGCCGTGCGCGGCGGAGTCTGCTGGGACCGGTCGTCGGCCCGCTGCCGGTGCTGTCTCTTATACACATCTAGATGTGTATAAGAGACAGCGGCCGCCGTGGCCGAAGCGCCCCTGGAAGTTCAGCTGGCTTTCGGCCCTGGCCATGGACAGGAGCTCCGGGTTGACCTCGAAGCCGCGTTGGCCGGCGTCTGCGGGACTCGGTGCCGCCGGCAGTGCGGAGGCGGCGACGGGGTCGCCTTCGGGCGCGATTTCGTCGAAGGTGGTCTCCCCGGCGAACAGGTCAACAATTTCCTTGCCCACCATCACGTGCTGCCACAACGGAACGGGCCGGTGCTCGGACACGATGACGTCCGTGTCTCCCCGGACGGTGTCCAGCCACGCGCCGAACTCCTCGGCGTTGGAGACGGTGGCGCTCAGCGAGGCCACCTGGACTTCGCTGGGCAGGTGGATGATCACTTCCTCCCACACGGCGCCCCTGAAGCGGTCGGCCAGGTAATGGACTTCGTCCATCACCACGAAGCCGAGGTCGTCCAGGGATGCTGAGTCCGCGTAGAGCATGTTGCGCAGCACCTCGGTGGTCATCACCACCACTGGCGCTTCGCCGTTGATGCTGGTGTCCCCCGTCAGCAGCCCCACATTCTGCGCACCGTACTTTTCCGCGAGCTCGGAGTACTTCTGGTTGCTCAGGGCCTTGATGGGGGTGGTGTAGAACGCTTTCAGTCGGCGCTCCAGCGCCAGATAGATGGCGAACTCGCCCACGATGGTCTTGCCCGCGCCGGTGGGTGCGGCCACGAGGACTCCGCGGCCTTCCTGAAGCGATCTGCACGCCTGCCGCTGGAAATCATCCAGGTCAAAGTCCAAGGTCA is part of the Arthrobacter sp. KBS0703 genome and encodes:
- a CDS encoding RNA polymerase-binding protein RbpA → MSDRSLRGMRLGAQSMETESGVEPAPRQRVEYRCEDGEQVFVTFSSEAEIPPVWVSKTGKEALLVDGERPDTSNEKAVRTHWDMLLERRSLPELEQILEDRLTILRERRGERRTA
- a CDS encoding polyprenol monophosphomannose synthase translates to MRVLTIIPTYNELESLPITLGRLRAAVPASDVLVVDDNSPDGTGQLADSVAAEDSQVHVLHRKGKEGLGAAYIAGFKWGLNAGYDVLVEMDADGSHQPEQLPQLLEAVEQGADLAMGSRWVRGGKVVNWPLYRQAISRIGSTYSRIMLGVKIKDVTGGYRAFRRTTLEKLNLDQIESVGYGFQVDLAWRVAKMGLTIVERPITFVERELGASKMSGNIVVEAMLNVTKWGLTARWNKLTGKDRTDSRA
- a CDS encoding NfeD family protein, whose product is MFEWLGQNWWALWLTVFLVFAAVEMLTLDLFFIMLGGGALAGLVADFAGADFWLQIVVFCVVSLLMIAFVRPVTLKHLHKGPADQRTNVDRLIGESALVMEAVSATGGRVKIGGDVWSARSESGVLTEGQRVIVAAIDGATAVVAPQAETSIQ
- a CDS encoding amidohydrolase, yielding MTDAHARAQAASGPSKVTLYRNGSVYTAADPFATAMLVDGDTIAWVGSEQAATSIADSSMEVIDLRGALLAPGFVDSHAHLTETGIALGGLQLGDVRSARELLDAVAAAGGAGTILGHGWDESLWDDPALPEPGELERAAGGRPVYLSRVDAHSALVSSALAAAAGLQDRDGFAPGGHIKREAHAAARLATRQLSAAELKDHQRRALDEAAANGYVALAEMGAPHIGSPLDLQLAAGWNAGADSVPLPEVLPYWGQLTTSATDAEALLAELGVPVRGLAGDLNIDGSIGSRTASLRSPYTDAPGEKGTTYLSAEEAAAHLAACSLLGIQGGFHIIGDAGLDAALEALDLAAAEVGEQRIRAAGHRFEHVEMADAEAIARLAKYSVTVSVQPGFDAAWGGSGRLYEQRLGSRRENMNPFASFYSAGVPICFGSDSPVTPLRPWSSVRACLEHNNPAQRISARAAFLGHTRAGWRAARHANPLAGQLVPGAPATFAVWDVEELMVQVADGRVQSWSTDPRARTPLLPALDTGSDPRCLQTVRNGQELFSAHILRA
- a CDS encoding S9 family peptidase; protein product: MKPEHLPLLKSVSAPAVHPDGTRAVVSVTRPDFEADADVGQLWSVPQDPEKRPRLITRGFRDTAPVFSPDGRVLAFLRAAPGGKPQLHVVEAAGGEPQALTDRALGVSSFAWAPDSQRIVFGSREPEAGRYGTLDGVSSGGEDARLITDFKYRMNGVGYTRDKPLQLFTLEVPDLGTEPAVQPAGRALKDRNQPPAAGGGAKVAGLPDARQLTTAATDHTGESFSSDGTSVYFVAALHEASDQDLVSGIYRVPADGGETARVEANAGPQTVQDVRESSDGKWLFFTAQDLGTTGQDFVAKNTVLHVMPAAGGGARALSGAEHMDVAAPGARLELRGNDGVLVVNNAQGTVELLEFSATGSHALLVHGDRVVTGAAAAGGSVYVSVADSATTGDVCVLEGGQLRLLTDFSSALRTEAGIIEPQELTFPSADGYPVHGWVLMPPGKGPHPVLLNIHGGPFAQYTVALFDEAQVYAEAGYAVVMCNPRGSAGYGQAHGRSIKERMGTVDMQDVLAFLDGAVEKFSSLDQDAVGIMGGSYGGYLTAWTISQDHRFKAAIVERGFLDPVSFAGSSDIGWFFGGEYNGRSEELVAAQSPMAAIAAVRTPTLVIHSEDDLRCPVEQGQRYFTMLKQQGVESAFLVFPGEDHELSRSGTPHHRRQRFEHILAWWSRFLPTAGNPGPSSQPDPSS
- a CDS encoding SPFH domain-containing protein, whose amino-acid sequence is MDSPGGVAVTFVMLVLIVFVVIVLVRSVRIVPQARAGVVERLGKYQRTLNPGLTILIPFVDRLLPLLDLREQVVSFPPQPVITEDNLVVSIDTVVYFQVTDPRAATYEIANYIQAVEQLTTTTLRNVVGGLNLEEALTSRDQINGQLRGVLDEATGRWGIRVSRVELKAIDPPHSIQDSMEKQMRAERDRRAAILTAEGTKQSAILTAEGQRQAAILKAEGDAKAAILRADGEAQAIQKVFDAIHKGNPDQKLLAYQYLQTLPKLAEGTSNKLWIIPSEVGEALKGIGNALGGTNPDPRSGDLFGPGPDAGKQPES